The Pseudopipra pipra isolate bDixPip1 chromosome 8, bDixPip1.hap1, whole genome shotgun sequence sequence aatgtatttgtagCTAACTCTCTGGCCACGATATTATATCTTTGCCAAGGATTTTTGTTCAGCCTATTTACCTCCCAGAAGTTATCataatccaaaaaaaaaaattatcttaaagcaatttttcttcTGGATAAGCATAGAAAAACAGAGGAGAAGCTGAATTAAGCTAATTCAAAATTAATCAACTCTGCTTACTTGGGACAGTTAGTAGATTAAaaaatttttctaaatttttatttgcatgttgTTCAAGGAAATTCAAAAGCTAATAGAGAAAGAATTCCTTCATGTGGTGTAACTGTGGTATCATGTCTTACTGTATTTGTGTTTCAAATCCATTTATGTGCAGAGAAACAGCTGTGGTTctaagggagaggaaaaaccaTTTTAAAGTTACTTAATGCTTTTAATCCTAAAGAAGCCAACTGAACTAAAAGTATGGATTCCCAGAGATACAAGCCTACATTGTTAGCCAGTGGTAGTTTTGATTTCCCCACTCAGCCCAGCTCATGTTATGTCTTTCCAAAGATTCCCTGGACTGAGATGTCTACATTGTGCTGCTCCATGTTGTGTCTGTTTTAGgaattttatcttctttcagaggttaaaaaccagaaaaaacaaaaggccATAATGGAAAAGTCAGGATTGCTGGTTTCAGACTTTCCTCTGCTCAAGGCCCCAAGCCTTTCATATAAATGCTTTTCATATAAAAATCGTGTGCTTTGGTTTGTTATTTAAAGTAGAAGTGGATTTTGTTTGTATCTATCATAATTCTTAACACTTCTTAATActttttattgcatttcttCCTTGCACTAATCAAAGATCTGAAAGCATCAAGCAGCTTGACTTAGAAATGTGTGGTTTTAGTAATTAAATTCTGcaccaaagaaaaaattatcaattttttaaaaatcatcctATCTCCAGTCTAATACTCAGTGCAACATAATCTAGTTTTCTGAGCTGTGTGTTTTATCTTCTCTGAATCAAAAATTTAGCAAGATAGAATGTGAAGTGTAGTATGTACCATTtccttttatcttcttttttttccccacctaaCTGGGTAGATCATTTCTGATCTGCCCATTTTTTTATGACGTGAGGGGTGCTCTACACGTGACCATCTGAGGCAACAGGAGCTTAGCATTTACTGAATGGATGGGCAATGACAACCATAAATATACCTCCCCTGTTTCTCCCCCATTCCCAATTACCAGGCATTATATAACAATCTATAGGCAGGGGAAAGGAGTTAGTAAATTTTACCACATTAAATGAAGTTAGTTTTACACGTACAAATTTCTGTATCAGATATTGCAAGATGGCAACTCTGTCTTGACATTTAACTGTGAGCCAAGAGAAATAATTAcagtcaaatattttaattagcaaATGTTTAAATAAGTTACGTGTGTAACTTTTCTACTATGATTGGTGTCTCAAATTCCTTGAAAATGACTGAGGCAGTTAAGTGTTTTCCTTCACCCCTGAAAGATCAGGCATCAAATACACTTCTCAAAAACCATTCTGGAGATATTTGCTGAAATACTTACTGCTTGAATGATGCACTCAGCTTACAAATTTCACAATGAGGGCACATATTGAGGGCAAACATACCTCAGTCTCCACACTGGGGAACTCCCAAAGGCCAAGCCAGAGTGGGCTACACCTGTCTGCAGAGCCTGGCACAACTGGGGCATGACTGTGCCAATACCAGGCAGCAGGTTTTGGTCTTCAGCATTAAAAGACAGCAATGCTTTCAGATAGGCTGAGGGAGTGATAAGATCTGCCCAGTGGGCTCCACACTGTGTTTGCTGTTATATAAATAACCAAGAATTAGTATAAAGAAGAGAGCCTAGGAGTTGGCTGTACCATAACTCGTGGGCAGGCACTGGCCACAGTGACTGACTGCCCAAGTGCTCACAGCCTGCTGGAAAGGTTAGGCAAGGCTCACCTGCCCAACCCAGGCACTTCACCAAACATATCTTGTTAGATAACAAGAGTTTTGTATTGGTCTATTTGtctaaaaataacagaaagaaataaaaaggggaaaaggtgGCGGAAACCTTCATCTTTATATCCCTTCACCTTAAAGTGAAGggatataaaatatttctttttcactttcattGACTTTCAGATTTATTAGATGGATTGCAAGCTCAACAAATATGGTCCAAGAACAGCTGGGATCAATGGAAATATTCAAAGTACTCACAAAAGATTCTGCACTGTGTTTGCAAGTTATCTGTTGTAAGAATCTCATACATCTCATCCCCTCAATGACCCATATTCTTTCCTTGAGGATTTCACTGTGCTGCAACTGCCTTGCCTTTGATGTTCCCTGGTTCACGTGAACACAATAACACAATGAGCTGACTTTTTCTTGTCATAAGCATTCATGAGTCACCccttgaaaaagaagaagacAATAGCCATTGACTTGTTCCATTGTCCTCTTCATAGCTGCCTCCCTACATTGTAGGAAGATCGGTGTCACTTTGAACCAAGAACTGGAGCTAAGAATAGTAATAATAAGGACTTTTACTGAGCTGACCAGCAGccttgaaagagaaataaatgctACCACAAGCCTTTTCCAACAAGATTTGGTGGAGCACTTAAGGAAAgagtggttaaaaaaagaaaatatgagtaGATGTCAGTTATTAACAATCATTATCTGCATTTACTAAGAGCACTGCAATGACTACGCTATTCAATCTAAAATTTAGGATTTGATATATAGCCAGAGAAGACATACATAGACAAGTAATGGTGAGGAAAACCTCAGACCTTAATGCAAATATGACAGTGTAAATACAGCTATGGAGATGTTGATATATTTTCTATTCATTCAACAGTATTTAACAGAGTGGGAAATTATAGAGACACTTGGTGTTTTGCTGCAATTATGTAGGTTGCAGTTGCATGATAATAGAAATTTATTAGAAACTATTAGCTACTCCACATACTTTAGTCATAAATATTAAGTACATCTGAAGAGCTAAACTTTCATCCTCAATCTATGTTATCTCTTAGCCCTCTTTCCCTTCAGGACCCTTCCTAAGAAAATTCCTTTCTAGCTGTATGCAACTACTTTTTATCACAGTGGCACATGATAAGTCAAAGACACTGAACTGTGAtagaagggttttttcctttgagaagATTTGAACATGTTCCCAGCATCCTCAGCTCCTCTTCATCAGATTTTTGCCCCAGACCCTTTCTCAGCTCGACACACTCCAGCACATCAATGACTTTTTCGCAGTGgggagcccaaaactgaacccagAATTCGAGgtgcctcaccagtgctgattCCCTGGTTGTCCTGGACATGCTGCACGATGGTACTCAGGATGCCATCCTGAGTTGCAATAAATTTTGCAATAATATTGCAATAATATTGCAATAAAATTGCAATAAATATTGCAATGTTGCAATAAAGGTGCCAACTGTCTGTTGACTCAGGTGGAGCAGACCTGAGAGCAGACACTGTAGTTCATTTTGACCTGTCTTGGCTACAGTCCCAGGCCAGCCTTATCACACACAGTCCAGTGCTAAGGATGAAAATGCCCTTTCCATGTGTCATGGATGTGTTACTGCAGAAATACAACTGTGCTCCTTCCCAAGCTGGCAAAGAAAGGGCTCGGCAATTTTGGAAGCAAGAGGAGAAAGTAACAGAATGTATTGAAAATTGTCAGGCTGAGAAAAAGTGTAAAGAAGGGAAGGGTAAAGGTACTATTTGTGCTGTCTTAGGAGTGTGTTTATCTTGCGCCCAACAAGAAGCAAAAATCTGCCTACTCCTGCAAAGATTGCTGATGGGGAATATAGTGctttgaaatcagaaaatgaGATGCTAAAATTGTCTTTGAATTTTGAGAGGGATTTGGGAGAGAAATTAGAACCTCGAGTGAATAAACTGACTACTGAGAACGAGTTGCTCAGGGCGGAGGTCAGAGAGCTTAAATTAGTGCTTCCGAGAAGTGATAAGAAACCGCAGTTAAAGAAACAGAACGTGTCGGTAGCCGGGAAACCTCGTTAAGTCATATCTTATTTCGACACCGAGATTTACAGCAGTGACAGCGAGGATGATGGATGTGTGGACTTTTCAGACACTGAGTGTCAGAGAGCAGACAGGTTCCAGCCAGGCATTCTTGGAGTGACAGCCCTTTTGCCACCTTGCAATTTTCAAAGAAGCTTGTGTTTTCGAGAAGTACTGCACTCCAGGAAGGCATTATTAACCCTGATAATGCTCATTTATTGCTAGTAGTTGTTATCTTTTCCCTGCAGAAGTGCAAGCTGAAAAACTGGCACCTCTACCTTACATGAAGCAGAGCTTTGgtattgcaaaagaaaaaaaaaaaagagctataCTGCCTGCACTTGAAATTATTTATgggcaaagaaaaaaccccaaactaaacaaacaaaaaaaactcccTAGGTATGGgacttttgttttccagaattGATTTTGACTGACAGTGAAGTGCTAGGTTAACCTGTACCAATCATTATACTATCATGGCAATACTATAATTAGGATTTGTATGAATTTTACAGAAGTGCCCGACTTAGGCAGTAAGTCACAGACATAAGCTGTTATGCAGTGCTGATCTCACAGCAGATCTGGACCACAAATTTGACCTTCCTAGATTTTTTCACGACTCAGGTATGTGATAGTCCCCtgttcttgaaggagaaccccaTACACAAACAATATATTGCTTGGAAAAACTCTGTATTAGAGATGATGTCCTTCAAGACAGCAAAATTTTGAGTGCCAAATGCAGAGCCACTTTCAGGAATCAAGACAAGAAATATCAACCTAGAAACATTGTCTTCCTGGTTTTGTAATTACATAATTTATATTGGAAATCAGCcataatagaaaataaatagctCATTTTCTTAACAAGAACTTGTCATAAATATTCAGATATTATATGtgatgatccttatgcaattggaagaataatttttgtctttcagcCATGCATGATCATCCAGGTATTTTTAGCTACATAGAACCTCCTTCATTTGAAACGTTTCATTATTCCATGAAATTTTTATGCAAAATTTTATCTGCTTCTCAAAAAATTGGAAGTGATAGGAAACAGGATTTaagagaaggctcaggagaGTATAACAGTAGCACTTGagttcaaatattttccttgctAGCACTGACTGCAGTGAAAACAGAAAGCATTAGAGGGCAGCTCCAGCAGTCCCTTGGCTGAAGGGTAAAGACACACATTGCATCACACCGAGATTTACTGAGTACCTCTCACAGGTACAGGTGGGCTCCATTACCATTTGTAATGCACTCACAACTACCCTATGGAAAAGGACTCTCGATCTTAATTTACATCTGAAAAAGTGGGAAACAAACTCATGTTTGTTGTGGAGCAAGAACCAGCCCTCTGTGTTCTCCACAACCCAGGCTGTATTTTTCACTAGCAAAGTCAAGATAACCATCTTGAGAGAAGTAAGCTGATGGTTCAGGTACCCTGATAAGATTTGAGAACCTTATACTGTAGAGGTTGTTAATTTGAGGGTTGTTAATGGGCTGCAAACTTTCCCTGGTCTTCTGACTTCTTTCAGTGCTGAGGTTTTTTGTCAAACCCACCTCTTTTCATGAGATGAGCCACCAGCATAGAGAGGCTGTCATGCTTGGATTTTAATCTTGAATTGGCAATGAAATTACTCAAGGCAAGGAAATTGCTCAGTTCTTCATATTACTCTGCCAATGTGATCAGTAGTTGGTGTTTATCAAGGCTTACAGGATCTGGTATGGAATTAGTTTCTTCTCTTTATGTTTCAAGAGAAACCCAACAAGACTGAAAACAGCAACTAGGGGCAGATCTCGTCCCgatctgcagcttcctcatgaggggaagcagagggacagaCACTGGTCTCTCCAgtggagcagtgacaggacccaagggaatggcctgaagttgtgtaaGGGAAGGTTTATGTTTTATCAGGATAAGGTTCCTCCCCCAGAGGGTGAtggggcactgaccaggctccccagggcagtgggcacagcaccaaggctgccagacCTCAAGGACTGTTTGGACAACcatctcagggacagggtgggattgttggggtgtcctgggcagggccaggagttggacttgatgatccttgtgggtcccttccaactcaggctattttatgattctgtgaactgcCAGGGGCCGACAGCAATAATAAATGATGCTTGAGAAACATGAGATAGAACAGGAGTTGAAGTCATGTTTTCCTGGATGACAAAACAGTCCAGCGCTTGGAAAGATGAGACAATTCAGTTACACTTGATCCCTCATCTTGTTGTcaccaaaacataaaaaaaatggggagaaaatGGCATTCTAGATCAGACTTAAAGATTAACCAACTTCTTGCACTCTCATATATCCAGGCTCAGGTGTATATTAATAGAACCTGTTTATAGAACTTAAAGTGCAActgaaacatttcagttttacCATTAAGACAGcaaacaacaaacacaaaagcTTAGAGACCACAAAACTGACTCCCCACAGAACTGCTGAAACAACATTTTTGTTATATGGAGATGAAGATGACTGATGTGAAGTGGGATTAACAGGCATGAATCAGTAAGCATATTCCTAATGTTTATTCTAGAGCTTCTGGTAATCTAGCAGCACAGTTTCTTTCAGAATTCAATTGGCATTTAAAGATCTATCTGTCAAAGGAGACAGTTTCATTTAGATTCAGGTTCATTCCTTTTCTCAGAACCAGGTTCCCGAAGCTGTATTGGGCCAGCAATAACAATCACACTTTCTAGGCCAGAGCTTGCCTCTCTCTTGGGCCTGTTAATACAGCCTTGGTAGCACCTGGAAGAGTAGTCATAGGCCCTGCACACCACCAGTTCACACCGCAGGTAAACCACTGGATCGCTCCAAACAAACTGGAAGGCCGCGAATGTAAAGCGCAGGATGTGTTTGTGGGGTGAATAATATGCAGCATAGGTAGAATCTCGAGCACACctgaaaagagcaaaaaaaatctcatgaatACACACTACAGTCAGTCATTTACATGCAATAGAACACATGAGAAGTGATTTCTAAACATAATGAAACTGGGGTTAGAAACCTGcaagcaggaaaaacaaaatgccCTTCTTTGGCAGAAATAAACCATGTTACTTCCCCCTCAGGCTGTTGTGTGTCCAGATACATGGTGTTTGTATGTATTTTGAAGGTAAGTTAACCTTATCTGAGGTATGTCACTGTTATCTCCTGGATAATAACAATCCATGGTGAACCAGCCGTAGCCACTCAGTTTACTTGTAATTTTAAGCTGTGGGGTATGTGTGTTATATTTTGGGTCAATCCATCCCCTTTTCCCCAGTAAACCCCAAATGCCCTGTTTATTAATTAGAAACTGACCTTAATGTATGCTATATTCACACTATTCCACTAaatgaataaaatttaaaaataaaatggaaagggaaagggaaagggaaagggaaagggaaagggaaagggaaagggaaagggaaagggaaagggaaagggaaagggaaagggaaagggaaagggaaagggaaagggaaagggaaagggaaaggaaggaaaattagCACAGATATAGGAGTTCAAAGGCAGTTCTATCTGCAATTGTTATGCATAAGAGCTCACCCATTCCTGATTATATCATAGGTTACTGCCGTAGAGTTATGGGGAGCTGGAGATGCCACACACGTGTCCAGGAATAGCACCAGGTTTGGATCAGAGCTGTGCAGGTAGGCTTGAAGGAACAAGTTCTGGTTCATATGGACATAGTATGGTGAGTCGTACACTGGCCGTGAGAAGTATGAAGAGTCATAAAACGTGAGGTTCACATCATATCTGCTGTACTGAGTTTCATTGACTTCAAAGTTGTTGTCCGCGACGTACATGGTTTGTGCCCACGTGTCCTCGAGCATCTTGCAGTTGACATGCAGGTGAAGATTTCTGTTTCTTGTGATTACAGAACCAGAAGAGGACCCTTTAATAACGTTGGAATAGCTGATTGTGTTGTTGTTTCCCTGTTTGGTGcataaaaggcaaaattaattCATGTAGTGATGTACCCTGTTGTACTTTCAAACTTTGCTGTATCCTTACAGCAATGCACACAGTAAAGACATCATTTCTCAGAAAATCTGCCATGGAAAAGTTTGAATCCAGTAATTTCTGTCCTCAAGATAGGAGTCTGTAATCTCCATGTGATATACAGTGCCTACAAGATCAGACTAGAAAATTACTCACATTAAATGCAGACATAACTGAATTAAATATAACCTGTAAAATACTTTAAACATTATAGAGACAAAGGTTCAGGTCCAGCACAGTATTTAAGCTAAAATCTGGCTTCAAATCTGATTGGTCATATTTAATGAAAGCTTTGAGACGTTTTTAACCATCACATTTAGCCTAGAACCTTGAAAAtaccaaatattttctttcttgcacaACTTATTCCTGAAAAGATCGACAACAGGCTATTAGGGAATGCCCTGGCAGCAGATGCAGGAACTACAAAGTGCTAACAAACCTTATGcctcaggagagggagaggacaCTTCCAGTCCCTGCAGACCTCAGTATAGTTTTCagtttgtgctggttttcaAAGCTAATTCTTCTGTTTGAATTATTGTACCCTCCCAATATTTGCCCATTTTGTTGGAACATTCATTCCTACCTCTCTGACTGTGCCGCAGCGAGTGTACGGAATGTCGAATACAACAGCCTCTGATGTGATGTTGGGTGTGCAAAGGGGGTCATTCAGGGTGAGATTCCAAGCAGAGTAGCCATGGGACTGAAGGAAGTATCTGCTCACAACTACATGCATGTAGTCTGgcaaacacagcagtgctggtggaTGGCAAAGAAAACATGTTACAACTGTCCCAAAAAAGGTTGGAAGTTGTGAATTAAATTAACAATATCTTTTGAAGAAGCAGCTGATATGACTTGAAGGAGTTCAGAATCCAAACTATATACTTGAATCTGTATGAAAATGTTACAGATCTAATTCAAAATAACATGAAATGGGCGAAATTGGTACAACAAGGTTAACAATCAGTGAATTAGCAAATAACCGAGAGGCAATTTTTACTCCTGCTTTAAAGATGAACTTACTAGTGCTTGAATCTGCTACAGTGGAGTAATAGTAGGCCTGAAACCCTCTGTATGTGTATCGAGAGTTGCTGTGGAATCGGACAGTCATCAGGTTTGAGGAGGACGTGTATGTGCGATAATAACCAGAACAGAACTTcccaaggagaggagaggtgtgCAGGGGCCCGTCATAAACTTCTATGTAGTCAGAGAGGCATCTGCCACCTTCCATCCTGGGGAGTAAACATGAATACTTAGTtaaatgcttaatttttttttttttttcactcagatTATCTATTTATAGCAGAAGAGTGCATTTTACTGATGTCACTATCAAATATTTGAGATAGAAATTTAGGTCTCATTAGGTGCCAGCCACATTTTtgactaaacaaacaaaaatgaacaCATTTCTTATCTCAGATgtacttaaaatgaaaaagatcCTTGAAATCAAGTAGGTCTTTGCTTAGTAAGTCCAAGTTGTCAGTCCCATACCTTCATCTTCCCAAGTAATAAATTCTTACTTACTGAATATCTTCAAATCTAAGTGTGACAAGGAAGTTGCTCTTTACTTCTATTTCCCACACACAGTTGGCATTGTTTGGATAATTTTGGGGGTAAAATGGACTCTGTAATCTACCAGATGAAGAGGAAAGCAAGCCACCACAAGAGTAAtcttctgcagagaaaaatatgagAAGGAAAAGATATGTATACACCATTTAAAGTTGCTTTTGGAATATGCCTACATGGAGTTTATGTCTAAAATTCAAAAAATTGTATGATTTATATACAGATCAGTTGCAGCTTAATCAAATGTCAGGGGAATCAAGATCTAAAAAAAAGTCTAGTAGTAAAATGAAGTCAAGGATTTCTAGGATACTTTCAAGTGCAAGCTCAAACTATTCCTAGAAAAAAGAAACGTGTAAATGGACAACatcttttaaattatattccaaattagaaaacaaaatacacatttatttcttttaacctAAAGAATGCACAAGACACCTACTCTGGTCTAAGGgactttaaatttttattttaaatttctagCAAACATTGAAGACCCTTCTCTCACTGGTCCAACGTTCATTATGTGAACGTGAGCCTTTTCCTCTGGGGACCCCCATTAGATGTTCCTTATATGTTCTGCCTGAAGATCAGGAGACACTGTTTCACTGTAAGACTGACTGAGCACATGCACATGTTGCCCTCAGAGGTGGTC is a genomic window containing:
- the LOC135418335 gene encoding deleted in malignant brain tumors 1 protein-like, yielding MEDAEVVCRQLGCGSPLGVMHNFPSSDSYPYFITEVNCAGYEDNLLQCPYSYQYYVCHHGDASVICSDSGLTVPRRAVRAIFSVTPPMPWTTGTGSCGGLLQGLWGSIESPGYPNSYPNNARCVWRIQLWDPARRVELRFSDVELEGSNCSYDAIEVFDGGPLGGPLLGTVCTNTSRVFTSSGHQLTVLFHSDFSITSRGFLAYYSSFLAFNSTTEPGNSSWVTTGTATSGTGSCGGFLQGLWGSIESPGYPNSYPNNARCVWRIQLWDPARRVELRFSDVELEGSNCSYDAIEVFDGGPLGGPLLGTVCTNTSRVFTSSGHQLTVLFHSDFSITSRGFLAYYSSFLAFNSTAAPGTSNWKTTVTSTSEDYSCGGLLSSSSGRLQSPFYPQNYPNNANCVWEIEVKSNFLVTLRFEDIQMEGGRCLSDYIEVYDGPLHTSPLLGKFCSGYYRTYTSSSNLMTVRFHSNSRYTYRGFQAYYYSTVADSSTTLLCLPDYMHVVVSRYFLQSHGYSAWNLTLNDPLCTPNITSEAVVFDIPYTRCGTVREGNNNTISYSNVIKGSSSGSVITRNRNLHLHVNCKMLEDTWAQTMYVADNNFEVNETQYSRYDVNLTFYDSSYFSRPVYDSPYYVHMNQNLFLQAYLHSSDPNLVLFLDTCVASPAPHNSTAVTYDIIRNGCARDSTYAAYYSPHKHILRFTFAAFQFVWSDPVVYLRCELVVCRAYDYSSRCYQGCINRPKREASSGLESVIVIAGPIQLREPGSEKRNEPESK